The Amycolatopsis sp. NBC_01480 genome segment GTGGCCAGCGCGGCCAGACGCGCACGGTCACGGCCATGTAGCAGGACGTGCGCACCCGCGGCGGCGAACCGCCGGGCCGCGGCCTCGCCGATGCCCGAGGACGCGCCGGTGACCAGCACCGTCCCGCCGGCGGGACCGGGCATCAGAGCCCCGGCACCGCGGCCGGGCGCGCCCCCATCCGCAGCACGATGCCCTCGGAGCGCAGCGACCGCCGGAACCACCACAGCGAGGCGGCGATCGTGATACCCACCAACGTGTAAGAACCGGCGGTGCTGACCATCAGGAAGTTGCCGACGGTGGCCTTGGCCAGCATCAGCAGCGTGCCCGCGCCGTTGACCGCGAAGACCAGGGCCCAGAGCAGCGAGACGCGCTGGAAGAAGCGGCGCATGCCGGGGTGGCCGGACAGCGTGTCCGGGAACGCGCAGAAGTCACCGGCCAGCCGCGCGAGCAGCGGCCGGTTGAACGGCGCGGACACCAAGAACAGGCTGGCTACCACGAAGTTCTGTAATGTCGGCTGCAGGAAGTAAAGAAAGGTGCTGCCGGTGGCCAGGCCGAGTACGGTCCTGGCGATCAGCAGCGCGGTGGTGAGCAGCAGGACCGCGGGTATGCGTTTGCGCAGGACCAGCCGGGCGATCAGCACGGTGGCCGACCAGCAGAGCGCCGCGAGGACCCCGCTGTCGAAGCTCACCAGCGTGAGGAGGAGGTAGAACAGCCCGGCCGGGATCAGCGTCGACTCCAGCAGATGCCGTCCCCCGCCGAACACGAGGTTGCCGAGCGAGGGGAGGTCGATCGTCATGGAGTGTCGCATGCAGCTGAAGTACCTCCGGTACGGGGCAGCCGTCCCCTCGGTGTCACGGAAAGCCCGGGTGTCACTGAACGCCTGGCCTTGGGCACCCGGGAGCCGGGAAACTCAGGCGGCCGGGAGTTTACACAGCATAGGCACGCCGGATGGGGATGGTGTGAGGTGACTGCTCCGTGAGCGCGACCGGGGTGTCGCTGTTCGTGGCCGTTCCGGCCGCGGTGGCCGGCGCGGTCTGCATCGGCCTGGCCAGCGCCGCGCAGGCCAGGGCCACCAAAGAGGTGGAGACCGGCAAGCCGCTGGACCTCACCCTCTTCCGCCGGCTGGTCGGCCGGCCGCTGTGGCTGATCGGCATCGCGGCGACCGTGCTCGGCCTCGGCCTGCAGCTCGCGGCGCTGGCGTTCGGGCCGCTGCTGCTCGTGCAGCCGTTGCTGATCACTTCACTGATTTTCGCCGGGCTGGCCTCGGCGCGGTTCGAGAAGCGCCTGCCGGACCAGGTGATGGTCGGCGGCTCGGTGCTGTGCGTGGTCGGGCTCGCGGCGTTCATCCTGGTCGCCCGGCCCAGCGGCAACGGCGACGTGCTGGTGACCGGGCCGGCCTTGCTGCCGCTGGGCATCGCGCTGGCCGCGGTCACCGCGGCGGGCATGGTGCTCGCCGCGTTCACCGGCTCGGGCTCGCTGCGCACGCTCGGCCTGGCCGTGGCCACCGGGGTGCTCTACGGCCTGACCGCCGGGCTGATGAAGGTGGTCGCCGGCCAGTTCCGGGTCGGCTTCGACGAGCCGTTCCGGCACTGGACCCTGTACATCGTCTGCGTGATCGGCCCGTTCGGCTTCCTGCTCAGCCAGAACACGTTCCAGCAGGGCCGGTTCCTCACCCCGGCGCTGGCCGTGATCACCGCGCTCGACCCGCTGGTGGGCGTCGCGATCGGGCTGTCCTGGATGGGCGAGTCGGCCAACGGCAGCCCGCTCGCGCTGGCCGGCGAGGCGGCCGCGGGGCTGGTGATCGTGGTCGGCATCGCGCTGCTGGCCACCCGCGCCTCGCATCTGTCCGCCGCGCCGGAGCCCGCCGAGGCCACCGATTCTTCGGAGTCTTCAGGGACCGGATCGGACCCCGAAGACGGGTACGGTCTGGCCGGATCCACCTGTTAGTCCCGCGGTGGCCGACCGCCGCACCGCACCGGCGAAGGGGGCGCGTTGGAGCGCGTGCTGATCGTCTCGGCGAACATCGGGGAGGGGCACAACGCCACCGGGCGCGCGCTGGAGGGCGCCGTGCGGGAGCGCTGGCCCGGGGCCACCGTGCAGTGGCTCGACACCCTCGACGTGCTCGGGCCCGGCTTCGGGCCGCTGCTTCGCCGCACGTACGTGGCGAACGTGGAGAGCACCCCCTGGCTGTACGAGTTCTTCTACACCGCGATCTGGCGGATCGCCTGGTTCGCCGCCGTGACCCGGCGCCTGGTCGGCGCGTGGTCCGGCCGCCGGCTCGCCCGGCCGGTCGCCCGCTTCGCCCCGGACGTGGTGCTCTCGACGTACCCGATGGCCACGGCCGGGCTGGCCTGGCTGCGCCGCCGGGGACGGCTGGACGCGCGGATCGGCGCCTGGGTCCCGGATTTCGCGCCGCACCCGTTCTGGGTCTACGGCTCGGCGGACCTCACGCTGGTGATGCACGACGTCGCGGTGGGCCCGGCGCGGCGCTGCTCGCTGTCCGCCGCGGTGGCCGTGTCCGCCCCGCCGGTGCGCGCCGAATTCCGTCCCGGCGACCGCGCGGGCGCCCGCCAGCAGCTCGACCTGCCGCCGGATGCGTTCGTGGTGCTGGTTTCCTGTGGCTCACTGGGTTTCGGTGATCTCCGCAAGACGGTGCTGGAGCTGCTCGGCGCGCATCCGGACGTGCTGCCGGTCGCCGTCTGCGGCCGTAACGAGGCGCTCGTGCGGAAGCTGCGGCAGATCGGCGACCCGCGGCTGCGCGTGCTCGGCTGGACCGAGGAGATGGCCCGCTACACGATCGCCGCCGACGTGGTGGTGATGAACGCCGGGGGCGCGACCGGGCTGGAGGCGCTCGCGTGCGGGCGTCCCGTGCTGATGCACCGCCCGATCGCCGCGCACGGCAAGGCGAACGCCCGGCTGATGGCCGAGGCCGGGCTGGCCCTGGTGTCCGAAAAGGACGGTGAGCTGGCAGCGACCGTCCAGGTGCTGCTGGCCGAGCCGGACCGGCTCAAGTCGATGGCCGAGGCCGCGACGCGGCACTGCGAGTCGGCGACCCCGCTGACGACGGTGCTCGAATCGTTGGCGGAAGGCCCGCGAAACCCGGCGCCGCAGCGGCTGCGCGCGGAGGACGCGTTGTTCCTCCACGTGGCCACTCCTCAAGTGCCGCAACAGGTCGGGGCAGTCCTGATGCTCGACCCGAAGGCCGACGGCACCCCGGCCACCCGCGCCGACGCGGCCCACCTGCTCGCCGCGCTGCCCGGCCTGCGCGCCCGATTGCTGCCCGGCGGTGGCCTCTGGCGCGCGAAGTGGCAGGAGGACCCGGCCCGCGATGTCGAAGACATCCTCACCGAAGCCGAGGCCGAACCCGGCGCGGACTTCGAGACGGCGCTGACGGCGGAGATGGACGCCTTCTTCTCCATCGGGGTCCCGCCGGAGCACCCGTGCCGCGCACGGCTGGTCACCGGGCTGGCCGGCGGCCAGGGCGCGTTGCTGATCGCGTTGCACCACGCGGCGAGCGACGGGATCGCGGTGATCGGCGCGCTGGTCGGCCAGGCGCGGGGCAAGGCTCCTCTGATCGTGGCGCCGCCCGGGCGTACAACCGTGGCGCACCGGCTGAAAGCAATCACGCGGCCTCGTTCGGCGGCGAAGTCCGAAGCGGCGCGGCTGGCAAGCGGGGTCTGGGCGCTGGCCCGGGCCGGCACCGCGCCGCGCGTGCGCTGGGAGACCGGGATCGACGGCCCGGAGCGGCATTTCGCCCGCGCGCACCTGTCGGCGCCGGAGGTGCGGGCGGCGGCGCGGCGGCTCGGCGTGCCGACCACGCACCTGGTGCTGGCGCTCCTGGCGGAGGCGCTGCACCGGGAACTCGGGGCGGGCGCGCCGGAACGCGTGCGGGTGCTGATCCCGATGTCCATTCGCGACACCGGCACGTTCCGGCAATTGGGCAACCACACCGGCGCGGCGTCGGTGGACCTGCCCGCCGGCCCGATGCCGTTGCCGCAACGGGTGACCGAGACCCGCGATTCGCTACGGAACCAGGTCGGCCGGGGCGCCCCGCGCGCGGGCAACGCCGTGGTCCGGGTGCTCGGCGTGCTGCCGCCGTGGCTGCACCGCCGGCTGGCCCGCCTGGTCTACCGCGGCACGTGGTTCAGCATGATCGCCTCGGTACTGCCCGGGGCGCGCTCGCCGGTGTCGCTGAACGGTTCGCTGATGCGGACGGTCTACCCGGTGCTGTCGCTCGCGCCGGGTGTCCCGGTCGCGGTCGGCGTGATGACTTGGGCGGACCGGTTCACCGTCTGTGTCACGGTTCCTGCCGCGCACGCCGCCCGCGGCGACCGCCTGGCTGCCGGGGTCACCGAGGCCTTCGCGGACCTCCAAGCTCGTGAGTGTTCATGACGGTTAGAACCGTCATAAACACTCACGAGTCCTTGAAGAAGTGCGTCGACGGCCGGGGAACCTCTTCACCGTCAACGAAAATGTCCAGCTTCTCGTTGTAAAAAGACACCAGCCCGGCAATCGGAGTCATCGCCACCGTCGGGAAGTCGTACGCCCAGGCCAAATCCTGGTGCAGAGTGTCGCCAATGCGCACAGACCAGTAGCCAGTCGTGCGCCCCTTGTACGGGCAGGCCGTGACCGTGGTGGTCGGCACGAGGTGGGTGAAGCCGACCTCGGTGCGGTTGAAGTAGTAGCGCGTCGGCAGGCCCGTCTCGAACAACAGCACCGGCGAAGACGACTCCGCGAGCGTCACGCCTTCCAGCGCGACGCGGACGTGGCGGGTCGAACGCAGCGCGTCCACTCGCGTGTACGGGTTGCGCGGGTGCACGAAGACCTCTTCGTCCTCCTCGAACCACGAGTCGAGCGCTTCCCACTCGAAACGCACGTAGCCCGCCAGGCCGGCGACGGCGTCTTCGCCGTAGACGCGGGCCGCCGCGGGCTTCACGACTTCGCCGACGCGCAGGGCGTGACGACGGGCGGTGCCGCGCTTGAGCCGTTGCGGGTGGTCCTCGTCGACGAGCAGGCCGGGCTTGACGTCCGCGACCGGGATGTAGAACTGCGGGTACGGCGGCCATTCCCACACGTACAGCGCGCGCGTGGTGTCCAGCACCACCTGGCCGCCCAGGGTGGCGCGGATACGGCGGGGCACCGGCTCCACATGGTCGGTCTCGGTGATCATCGCCGGGTAACCGGGCACGGCTGCTCCTTGGAAGTCGGGACGCTCGGCAAACGCGAACGGCGCGCGAACCAGAGGGGGTCCGCGCGCCGCCGTTGATGGCCGTCAAGGCCTCCTTACCCGCGTCGGGCGCTGGCAAGGAGGCCTTGACGGCGGGTCAGGCCGTGGCCCGCTTCGGCAGCTTCCAGCCGGGGCGGGGGAAGTGGCAGGTGTAGCCGTTCGGGTACTTCTGCAGGTAGTCCTGGTGCTCGGGCTCGGCTTCCCAGAAGTCGCCGGCCGGGGTCACCTCGGTGACGACCTTGCCGGGCCAGAGGCCGGAAGCCTCGACGTCGGCGATGGTGTCCACGGCGACCTGTTTCTGCTCGTCGTCGGTGTAGAAGATCGCCGAGCGGTAGCTGGCGCCGAGGTCGTTGCCCTGGCGGTCCTTGGTGGTCGGGTCGTGCACCTGGAAGAAGAACTCCAGCAGGTTCCGGAAGTCGGTCCGCTCGGGGTCGTAGCCGACCTCGATGGACTCGGCGTGGTTGCCGTGGTGCCGGTAGGTGGCGTTGGGCACGTCGCCGCCGCTGTAGCCGACCCGGGTGGTCACGACACCGGGCTGGTGGCGGAACAGCTCTTCCATGCCCCAGAAGCAGCCGCCGGCGAGAATCGCCTTTTTCGTAGCCATGGGTATCTCCTTACTCGCTCTCGGCGGTGGTGAAGAGGGTCCGGTACGCGCCGTAGCCCTCCTTTTCCAGGTCGTCGAGGTGGATGAAGCGCAACGACGCGGAATTGATGCAGTATCGCAGACCGCCGCGGTCGGCCGGGCCGTCCTCGAAGACGTGCCCGAGGTGGCTGTTGCCGTGCATCGACCGGACCTCGGCGCGGATCATCCCGAGGCTGAAGTCCTTCTTCTCCACCACGTTCGCCTGCTCGATCGGCTTGGTGAAGCTCGGCCAGCCGGACCGGCTGTCGTACTTGTCCACCGAGGCGAACAGCGGCTCGCCGGAGACCAGGTCGACGTAGATCCCGGGCTCCTTGTTGTCCCAGTAGACGTTGTCGAACGGCCGCTCGGTCCCGTCCTGCTGGGTCACGCGGTACTGCTCGGCGGAAAGGCCGGCGACGGCTTCCGGGTTCCGGCGGTACTGCGCCTGCTCCTGGGACGTCTGTTCGTGGGACACAGCTCTCCCTTCACGGCCTCTCGGCGCGGGCTGGGGAACCAGGTGAAACGCACCTGGACGTGCAGTCACAAAGACAACGTACGGCGGTTTTCTATTCCGCCGCCGCCCGATGGCCGCCGCTGTCGGAGTTTCGTAAGGTCTGCCGCCGGTCGCCGCCCAGCACGCCCTCGTCCAGGAGGTCGAGCAGGGTGCGCAGCGCGCGGCTCGGCGGCCGCCCGGCGTGGGACACGGCGGTGAGCGGCCAGGTGAAGCCCACGTCGGTGAGCGGCACCACGGTGGTGCCGGGCACGGACAGCGGCACCACGTCGGGGGCCACCGCGACGCCGAGGCCGGCGGCGACGAAGCTGGGCACCGTGCGCAGGTCCGCCACCTCGACGGTGACGCGCCGCGGCGAGCCCAGCGCGGCGAAGGCCCGGTCGACGGCGATCCGGTTGCCGAACCCGCGCGGGGTGTCGACGAACCGCTCGCCGGCCAGGTCGGCCAGCCCGATCGCCGTCCGGCCGGCCAGCTCGTGGTCCGAGGGGACCAGCGCGTGGTACGGCACGGCGAGCAGCTCCCGCACGGCCAGCCCGGCCAGCTCGGCTTCGGGCAGGCCCAGCAGCGCCACGTCGAGGCGGCCGTGGCGGATGTCCTCGGCCAGGCCGGTGGAGCCGGTGGTGGACACCGTGACGTGCAGGTCCACCAGCGGGTGCTGGGTGTGGAAGGCGCCCAGCAGCGCGGGCAGGTCCAGCGCGCCGATGCTGCTCATGGTCCCGATTCGCAGGCTCCCGCGCAGCCCGGCGGAGGCCTCCTGCACCACCGAGCGCGCCCGGTCGACGGCTTCGAGCGCGGCCTTGGCCTCGGGCAGGAACGCGAGCCCGGCCGTGGACAGCGCGACCCGGCGCGTCGACCGGTCGAACAGGGTCGCGCCCAGCTCGGTCTCGAGCGTCCGGATCGTCGCGGACACGGTCGACTGCACGGTGAACAGCCGCTGGGCGGCGCGCGTGAAGCTCAGCTCCTCGGCGACCGCGACGAAGTACTCCAGCTGACGGGTCTCCACGGCCTCGATTATCGCCCCTGGCGATAACTCTGACCACTATTTTTCGTTGGACCGGATGAGTCGGCTCCGGCATCGTGGAAGGCACCAGCTTCTCCCGGAAGGCCACCATGCTCGACATCGCACCGCGCGCCCTGTCCCCGCTCCGGCGCGTCAGCCACGGCGGGGGATTCCGCGTGATCGCCTTCGCGTTCGCCGTGTCCCTCTCGTTCTCGACGTTGCCGACACCGCTGTACGCGTTCTACCAACAGCGAGACGGCTTCCCGACCTTCGTGGTCACCGTCGTCTTCGCCGCGTACGCGGTCGGCGTGATGGCGAGCCTGTACCTCGCCGGGCACGTCAGCGACTGGCTCGGCCGGCGCCGCGTGATCCTCGCCGCGACACTCGCCGAAGCGCTCTCAGCGGTGATTTTCCTGGTGTGGCCCGAAGTTCCCGGCCTCATCCTCGCCCGGCTGGTGTGCGGCGCCGGGATCGGCGCGCTGACCGCGACCGCCACCGCGCACCTTTCGGAGCTGCGCGCGGTCGCGCGGCCGCAGGAGGACCCGGGCCGGGCGGGCCTGGTCGCCACCGTGGTCAACATGGGCGGCCTCGCGCTCGGCCCGCTGGTCGGCGGCTTCTTCGCCCAGTTCGCGACGGGGCCGCTGACCACTCCGTTCCTGGTGTACCTGGTGCTGCTGCTGGTCAGCGCGCTCGCGGTGAGCCTGGTGCCCGAGACCGTGGAGCGGCGCGAGGAACGCCCGGCGTACCGGCCGCAGCGGGTCTCACTGCCGCCCGCGGCCCGGCCCGCGTTCTTCGGCGCGGCCATCGGCGTCTTCGCCGCGTTCGCGATCACCGGGCTGTTCATGGCGCTCGCGCCGACGCTGCTGGCCCAGGGCCTGCACGAGTCGGGCCGGCTGCTGGCCGGGGTCGCCGCGTTCTCGATGCTCGGCTCGGCCGCGCTCGCGCAGCTGCTGTTCGCGCCGATGGCGACCGGGCTCCAGCTGCGGATCGGTTACGCGTCGATGGTCGCGGGCCTGGTGGTGCTGCCGGTTTCGGTGTTCCTGCCGACGCTCTGGCTGTTCTTCGCCGGCAGCATCCTCGCCGGGACCGGGGTCGGGCTGGGGTTCCGCGCTTCGGTCGGGACTGTCGCCGCGCTGGCCGACCCGCTGGCCCGCGGCGAGGTGCTGGCCGCGCTGTTCCTCGCGGCGTACGCGGGGCTCGTGGTGCCGGTGCTGTCCGTCGGGCTCGCCGTGGTGTGGGTGCCGAGTTCGGTGGCGCTGCTCGGTTTTTCGGTGGCCGAGCTGGTGCTGCTGGGCTTCTCCGCCCGCCGCGCGCTCAGCGGGGCAGCCGCCCGGCGGTGAGCCGGACGGTAAACCCGTCGTCGTCGCGCACCATCGCGACGTGCTCGCACAGCTGGTGCGCCAGCCACAGCCCGAGCCCGCCGTCGGTGCGGTCGGCCGCGGGCAGCAGCCCGGCGAACGGGTCGGCCGGGCCGGAGCCGGTGTCGTGCACGGTGACCACGGCGTGGCTGTCGTCGGACCACAGCCGCATCCGGACCGGGCCGCGGCCGTGGCGGTGCGCGTTCGTCACCACCTCGCTGACCGACAGCACCAGGTCGTCCAGCGCGTCCGGGGACAGCGCCGCCCGGTTCGCGTCGGTCACCGCGCGCCGCGCGACCGCGGGCTCCGGGTCGGCCAGGTCCAGCTGCGGCGGCCGGAGCTGGACCGGGTGCGGCGGCACCGGCCACGGCGCGGTGAGGAACGCCCGCGGCTCGATGTAGTCCTCTGTGGACACTCCGTCGGGGCCGGTGACGACCGGGTGCGTGCGCCGGACGTCGTCGAGCACGTGCGGCGGCGCCACCCGGGTGTCGTAGGCGCAGAGCGTGCGCACCGGGAATTCGGCGTACGCGTGGTTCACCGCGGACTCGTACCGCGCCCACCAGTCCCAGGAATAGCCGAACGCGACCGGCGGCAGCTCGCCGACGATGCGGATGTCCGAGGCGCCGGCGGCGACGTAGTCCGCCATCCGCTTCCGGTACGCCTTGAGCACCGAAGCCGGGCGCGCGTACAGGTCCCCGGCGGCGACGAAGGTGAGCCCGGCCGGGTCCGTCATGGCCTCGTACACCAGCTCGGCGCGCCGCGGCTCCAGCGACACCAGCGCCGGTTCGCCGGCCTTCAGCCCGGCTTGCAGGAACGGCACGGCGATGGCCAGGAACTCTTCGTCGGACGAATGGCAGAAAGCCTGGTGGTCGCTGTGCGCCCGGCGTGCCTCGGGCAGGGCCGTCACGCGCGGTGTCCCGCCGGCCGGACCGAAGGCTTGGCGGGCAGGGCGCGGCCACGCGGGCACTGAACGTGCTTCTCGCGGGGGATCCCGGGCCGGCCCGGCAGCTGCATGGCGGGCAGCTTACGCCGCCGGGTTCCGGTCACCGGTCACGCGCCGTGTTCCAGTGCATGGTCACCGTGGTGCCGTCCGGTCGCTGCGTGTATTCGCTGGTGTCGGCGAGGCTGCGGATCAGCACCAGGCCCCGGCCGCGCAGGCCGTGGGTGTCCTCGGGCACCTTCCAGGTGCCGTAGTCGGTGACCACCACGGTGATCTCGCCGTCCCGGATCGTCGCGAGCACGTCGAGGACGCTGTCCGGGCGGCCCCGGTAGGCGTGTTCGGCGGTGTTGGCCATCGCCTCGTAGCTGGCCATGACCACGTCCTCCTGCAGCTCGACGCCGAGGCCGAGCCCGGACACCCAGTGGGCCAGCGCTCGGCGCAGCTCGATCAGCGGCTCCGCGGCGGCGGCGACGCGGCGGCGGAACTCCGGCGGGGGAGTGGGGCGCCCGTCCGCGACGGGGCCGCTCACGCCGCGCCGCCGGACCGGTGGTGCACGTGGATCAGGGCGATGTCGTCGTCGTGGCGGCCGCCGGTGAGGTCGTGGACCAGCCGGTCCCACGCCGCCTCGGCGCCCGGGCCCGCACGCAGCCCGCCGAGCGCGGTCAGCAGCCGCTCGATGCCCAGCGTGAGGTCGCGGGTGCGGCCCTCGACCAGTCCGTCGGTGTAGAGCACCAGGCCGGTGCCGGGCGGGAATTCCGCTTGCCGCTGCGGGAATTCCCGGCCGACGCCGAGCGGCTGCGCCAGCGCCTCGCCGATCTGCTCCGGTGGGCGGCCGGGGTGCAGCAGGATCGCCGGCAGGTGCCCGGCGTTGGCGTAGGTGAGCGTGCCGGCCTCAGGGTCGTGTACGGCGTAGAAGCAGGTGACGAAACCGGCGTCGGTCAGGATGCCAGTGAGCTGGGAGACGTGACCCAGCAGCTCCGACGGCGCCAGCTCCAGCAGCGCGTACGAGCGGATCGCGGTGCGGACCTGGCCCATCACGGCGGCCGCGGTGACGCCGTGGCCGACCACGTCGCCGATCACGAACGCGGTGCCGCCCGAGGCCAGCCGGATCACGTCGAACCAGTCGCCGCCGACCTTCACGCCGGTGGCCGCGGGCAGGTAGCGGGTGACCAGGTCCAGGCCCGGGATCTCCGGCGTGGCGGACAGCATGCTGCGGGACAGCTCGGTGGCCAGGTGCCGCTCGCGGTCGTACAGCCGCGCGTTGTCCATCGCGATGGCCGCGTAGCCGGCGATGCCCTCGGCCAGGTACTCGTGCCGCTCGGTGAACCGCCCGGTCGCCGGGTGCCCGAAGAAGAACCCGCCGAGCACCTCGCCGCTGGTCGGGCTCACCACCGGCACCGCGAGGTAGCTGCGCACGGGCAGGTGGCCCTCGGGCATCCCGTGGTACGGCGCGTTGTGGCCGAACCGCGGGTCGGCGGTGATGTCGTCGCTGCGGACGGTGCCGTCGCCGTCGAAAGTCGGGGCGAACACGGCGGTGTTGCGCGGCATCGGGAAGCGGGAGAACGCCTCGCGCGGCACCCCGGAGAGCGTGTACAGCGTGTAGGACTCGCCCTCCGCGTCAACGAGGTTGTAGAAGAACGCGCCGAAGTGCCCGCTGGTGGCCGTAGTGGCGGCGTCGGTGGCGTCCTGCACCAGGCGGTCGATGTCGAGCTGCGCGGTGAGCCGCCGCCCGATCGCGTGCAGCGCGTCGAGGAGCCCGGCCTCGGCCCGCAGCTGCCGGACGGTGCGGGCCAGCCCGGTCGTCGCTGCGGTGATCCCGGCCGCCAACGGGGCGAGTGCCTGCCCGCCGGGGGCGCGGCTGACCAGCAGGACGGACTCGTCGGCCAGCACCACGGCGCCGGTGACGGAGTGCGGGTCCGGGACGAGCGCGGCCAACGCTGTCTCGTCGGGGACCACCACGGCGTCCTCACCGCGGAACCGCGCGGCCTGGTCGTCCGTCAGCGGCTGGACCGACACGGCAACGGCATCGCCGGCACTGTCCACGAGCGACTTCAGCACCGCGTCTGCGATCGGGCCGAGCCCACCGGCGGTCATCTCTCCGCCAACGCGGCGGCCAGGGTCGGGAAGACGGCCAGCTCGTCGGTCAGCCGCGTCATTTCCAGCGGCCGCAGCGTGAGCCGCCCGCTCGCGACGACCCGCACGGCCGAGGGCGCCGCGTGCCGGTGCGCCCGCACCAGCACGGCCATGCCCGCCGACGCCAGGAAGTCCACCGCGCTCAGGTCGATCACCAGCAGCCGCGGACCGGACCGGGCCGCGCGGTCCAGCAGCCGCTGCAGCTTGGGCGCGAGGGCGAGGTCCAGCGCGCCGCTCACCTGCAGGACCGTCGCGTCGCCGTCGCCGGCCAGCACCACCGAGCCCGCGGGGGTCTCCGCCCGGCCGAGCGGTTCCGGCCCAGAGTCAGCCATCCGCCAATAGTGCCAAGCGCGGCGCCCGCGCGCCTGGTCATCTTCGCGAAAGGCGCCGGTTCGGCGTAACCCGGCCGTTCGCCCCGGCCCGCCGGGGCCCGGCTAGCCTTGGGCGGTGTCACCGGATCCGCGGGCCCGAGCCCGCCTGAGCAGGCTCGAGGCCCTCACAGATGCCGCACTCGGGCATCTGGAGCTGGGGAAGCTCTTGCACACGATGCTCGAGCGCGTCCGGGAGCTGCTCGGTGCCGATACCGCCACCGTGCTCGCGTACGACGACGAAGCGCGGCAGCTGACGGCCATCGCGGCCGCGGGCATCGAGGAAGAGGTCTTCCAAGGCGTGCGGGTGCCGATGGGGGCGGGGTTCGCGGGGCGGGTCGCCGCGTCCCGGGAGCCGGTGGTGATCCGCCGCGGTGACGGGTCGCCGGTGGTCAACACCCTGCTGTGGGAGCGCGGCCTGGTGACCAT includes the following:
- a CDS encoding sensor histidine kinase; its protein translation is MTALPEARRAHSDHQAFCHSSDEEFLAIAVPFLQAGLKAGEPALVSLEPRRAELVYEAMTDPAGLTFVAAGDLYARPASVLKAYRKRMADYVAAGASDIRIVGELPPVAFGYSWDWWARYESAVNHAYAEFPVRTLCAYDTRVAPPHVLDDVRRTHPVVTGPDGVSTEDYIEPRAFLTAPWPVPPHPVQLRPPQLDLADPEPAVARRAVTDANRAALSPDALDDLVLSVSEVVTNAHRHGRGPVRMRLWSDDSHAVVTVHDTGSGPADPFAGLLPAADRTDGGLGLWLAHQLCEHVAMVRDDDGFTVRLTAGRLPR
- a CDS encoding ATP-binding protein; translation: MSGPVADGRPTPPPEFRRRVAAAAEPLIELRRALAHWVSGLGLGVELQEDVVMASYEAMANTAEHAYRGRPDSVLDVLATIRDGEITVVVTDYGTWKVPEDTHGLRGRGLVLIRSLADTSEYTQRPDGTTVTMHWNTARDR
- a CDS encoding PP2C family protein-serine/threonine phosphatase produces the protein MTAGGLGPIADAVLKSLVDSAGDAVAVSVQPLTDDQAARFRGEDAVVVPDETALAALVPDPHSVTGAVVLADESVLLVSRAPGGQALAPLAAGITAATTGLARTVRQLRAEAGLLDALHAIGRRLTAQLDIDRLVQDATDAATTATSGHFGAFFYNLVDAEGESYTLYTLSGVPREAFSRFPMPRNTAVFAPTFDGDGTVRSDDITADPRFGHNAPYHGMPEGHLPVRSYLAVPVVSPTSGEVLGGFFFGHPATGRFTERHEYLAEGIAGYAAIAMDNARLYDRERHLATELSRSMLSATPEIPGLDLVTRYLPAATGVKVGGDWFDVIRLASGGTAFVIGDVVGHGVTAAAVMGQVRTAIRSYALLELAPSELLGHVSQLTGILTDAGFVTCFYAVHDPEAGTLTYANAGHLPAILLHPGRPPEQIGEALAQPLGVGREFPQRQAEFPPGTGLVLYTDGLVEGRTRDLTLGIERLLTALGGLRAGPGAEAAWDRLVHDLTGGRHDDDIALIHVHHRSGGAA
- a CDS encoding STAS domain-containing protein, yielding MADSGPEPLGRAETPAGSVVLAGDGDATVLQVSGALDLALAPKLQRLLDRAARSGPRLLVIDLSAVDFLASAGMAVLVRAHRHAAPSAVRVVASGRLTLRPLEMTRLTDELAVFPTLAAALAER